Proteins encoded together in one Solanum lycopersicum chromosome 7, SLM_r2.1 window:
- the LOC101250033 gene encoding cytochrome b561 and DOMON domain-containing protein At2g04850: MFLPFFLIFLSFFPFTIVFSSHSCTTSTSTKTFEKCMPLPSQDASIAWTFHPHNVTLDIVFFGSFISPSGWVGFGINPNSPEMTGTRALIAFPDPNSGQLVLLPYIIDPSVKLQKSPLLSKPLDIHLVASSSTLYGGKMATIHNGATIQIYATLKLVSNKTKNVHFVWNRGIYVQGYSPTIHPTNINDLSSIATIDVLSGSQSTCHNNFLTLKDVHGVINSISWGVILPLGAVTARYLRHVESLGATWFYVHAGVQLSGISLGTIGFAIGIRLGQLSGGRVYGLHRNLGIATFVLGMLQTLALFFRPKTTNKFRKYWKSYHHFVGYGCVVLGVVNVFQGFEVMGEGRSYVKLGYCLCLSTLIGVAVALEVNSWVVFCRKAKEDKMRREGLIGSSAKFSGSSHG; encoded by the coding sequence ATGTTTCTTCCCTTCTTTCTcattttcctctcttttttccCCTTCACAATAGTCTTTTCCTCTCATTCATGCACAACCTCAACATCTactaaaacatttgaaaaatgTATGCCACTCCCTTCACAAGATGCCTCAATTGCTTGGACATTCCATCCACATAATGTCACACTTGATATAGTCTTTTTTGGTTCATTTATATCTCCTTCTGGTTGGGTTGGATTTGGTATTAACCCTAACTCCCCTGAAATGACAGGAACTCGCGCGTTAATCGCCTTTCCTGATCCAAATTCAGGCCAGCTTGTTCTTCTACCATACATAATTGATCCATCAGTCAAGCTCCAAAAAAGTCCACTTTTATCGAAACCTTTAGACATTCATTTAGTAGCCTCTTCATCAACTTTATATGGTGGCAAAATGGCTACTATACATAATGGTGCTACAATTCAAATATATGCCACATTAAAACTTGTGTCCAATAAGACCAAAAATGTACATTTTGTTTGGAACCGTGGCATTTATGTACAAGGCTATTCACCAACGATTCATCCAACTAACATAAATGATCTTTCTTCAATAGCCACAATTGATGTCCTTTCAGGTTCACAATCAACATGTCACAACAATTTCTTAACACTAAAAGATGTACATGGTGttatcaattcaatatcatggGGTGTTATTCTACCTCTAGGCGCGGTCACGGCTCGTTACTTGAGGCATGTTGAGTCCCTAGGGGCAACATGGTTTTATGTACATGCAGGGGTACAATTATCAGGGATTTCATTAGGTACTATTGGATTTGCAATAGGGATTCGATTAGGGCAACTTTCAGGAGGGAGAGTGTATGGATTACATCGAAATTTAGGGATCGCGACGTTTGTTTTGGGCATGTTACAAACATTGGCATTGTTTTTTAGGCCTAAGACAACAAACAAGTTTAGGAAGTATTGGaaatcatatcatcattttgtTGGTTATGGTTGTGTGGTATTAGGAGTTGTGAATGTTTTTCAAGGATTTGAAGTGATGGGAGAAGGAAGGTCTTATGTTAAATTGGGTTATTGTTTGTGTTTGTCTACATTGATTGGGGTTGCTGTGGCATTAGAAGTGAATTCTTGGGTTGTGTTTTGTAGAAAAGCAAAGGAAGATAAGATGAGGAGAGAGGGATTAATTGGGAGTTCTGCCAAATTTAGTGGATCAAGTCATGGTTGA